The Agromyces sp. 3263 DNA segment GGTGTTCACCGAGACCTCGTTGGCGACCTCGGCGGGCGTGCCGACACGGATCGCACCGCCGTTGCCGACGTAGGGCCCCTCGGTGCCCTCGCGGACGACGACGAAGTCGACGTCGCCGGGGTTCGCCAGCGGGCTCGTCACCCCCGCGTGCAGGATCGACGGCCGGAGGTTCACGTAGTGGTCGAGCTCGAAACGCAGCTTGAGCAGCAGCCCGCGCTCGATGTTGGCGCCCGCGAGCCGTGGATCGCCGGGCACGCCCCCGACCGCTCCCAGCAGGATCGCGTCATGGCCCTTGATGGCCGCGAGGTCCTCGTCGGTCAGCACGTCGCCCGTCTCGAGGAATCGCCCCGCGCCCAGTGAGAAGGGTGTCTGCTCGAAGGCGGCCTCGGTGCCCGCGACGGCTGCGTCGAGCGCCTTGAGCGCCTCATCGACGACCTCTGGGCCGATTCCGTCGCCCCGGATGACCGCGAGCCTGACCGTGCCTACCATGGATTCTCCTTCGTGCGCCAGCCCTCCCAGCGTAGTGTCCGGGCAGGGAGCCGCTCGATACACTCGGCCTCAGGACGAGGTATCCGCCTCATCGAACCGCGGCACCTGGAGCCGCCGGAGAGAAAGCAGGACCCCATGAGTCTCGGTCTCGGAATCGTGCTCTTCGTGATCGGCGCCATTCTCGCCTTCGCGCTGAACCTCACCGTCGACTGGATCAACCTCCAGCTGGTCGGCTACATCCTCATGATCGCCGGAGCGATCATCATCATCATCGGCATCGTGCTCCTCGCGCGTCGTCGCCGTTCGGTGACGACCTCGCACACGAGCGTCGACCCCGCCACCGGCGACCGGGTCGTGCGCAACGAGCACTCGACCCCCGAGGACCCGACCGTCCTCTGAGTGCGATGCGCCGAACGGCCGCTGCCCCGACGAGGGCGGCGGCCGTTCGTCATGCGGGCCGGCTGGGCCGGGCGACCGGCTTGCCCGACGTGCTCATTCGGTCGGAGCCGGCGCCGGGTTCCGCAGCGCGATCGCCGCGACCACGGCGGCCGCCAGCATGAGTCCCACGCCGATGAGCGAGGTCACCACGACCCCGCCGTCGAACGCGTGAGCTGCGGATGCCGCGAGCTCGGCGCCGATCGGGCCGGGCAGCTGCTCGGACACCGTGACGGCCCCGGCCAGCGTCTCGCGCGCGGCATCCGCCTGCCCGTCGGTGAGGAGCGACGGCAGCACGATGCCCGACCGGAACTGCGCCGCGAGGATGCTGCCGAGCACCGCAGTGCCGAGGACGGCGCCCAGCTCGTAGGCGGTCTCGGACACGGCCGACGCCGCACCGGCCTTCGCTGGCGGCGCGCTCGAGAGGATGAGCTCGTTCGAGACCGTCTCGGCCGAGCCGATGCCCACGCCGAGCAGCACGAATGCGAGCACGATGGGGGCGATCGACTCCGCACTCGTGGTGAGCGCGATGAGGAGGTATCCCCCGGCGGAGAGGCCGAGCGCCACCGGCACGAGCAGGCGAGGGCGCACGCGACGGGCGATCGGCACCACGACGAGTCCGGCGATGATCATCGCGACGAGGCCGGGCAGCAGGGCGAGGCCCGCAGCGACCGGCGTGAGCCCCGCGATGAGCTGCAGGTGCTGCGACACGAAGTAGAGGAATCCCACCAGCGCGATCACGCTGAAGAGGTTGACGAGCACCGCACCGCCGAACGAGCCCTGCCGGAACAGGCGCACGTCGAGCATGGGCGACTCGCTGCGCAACTGCCGCCGCACGAACCACACCGCGCAGAACGCGCCGAACGCGATCGCCTGCAGGCCGAAGCCGTCGACGCCCTCGGTGGCGAGCGACTTGATGCCGTACACGATCGGGCCCATCGCCGCCAGCGACAGCACCGTGCTCACGACGTCGATGCGCCCGGGCGCGGGGTCGCGGCTCTCGGGGATGAGCAGCGGCACGAGCACGAGCAGGGGCACGAGCACCGGCACCGCGAGGAGGAAGACGGACCCCCACGCGAACTGCTCGAGGAGGAGCCCGCCGACGAGGGGCCCGAGGGCGCTGCCGGCCGCGAAGCCCGACGCCCAGATGGCGATCGCGAGTCGTCGCTGCTCGCGATCGGTGAAGACCGCGCGCAGGAGCGACAGGGTCGACGGCATGAGCATCGCGCCGAAGAAGCCGAGGGCCGCGCGGGCGCCGATGAGCGCCTCCGCCGTCGGCGCGAACGCGGCGACGACCGAGACCACGGCGAAGCCGGTCGAACCGATCAGGAGCATGCGGCGGCGGCCGAAGCGGTCGCCGGCGCTGCCCATGCCCACGAGGAGGCCGGCGAGCACGAGCGGGTACGCGTCGATGATCCAGAGCTGCTGGGCGGCCGTCGGTGCGAGGTCGCGCGAGATGGCGGGCAGCGCGAAGCTCAGGACGGTGTTGTCGATGGAGACGAGGAGCACGGGCAGCATGAGCACGGCGAGCGCCACCCAGGCGCGGCGCGGCGCGCGCGGGCCGCGGCGTTCCGGCACCGCCGACGCCCGGCCGGGATCGATCGGCGCCGTGCTGCGCGACGCGAGCTCGTTCGGCTGGGTCTCGGGCTGGGTGGTGTTCGTCATCTCGGCTTCCATTACTTTACCGTCCAGCCGGTATAGTATCAGGTCACGATCGGATGCCGCTCGCTACGATCGAGCACATGAGCCGTCCCCCAGCCGCGCGCGACGCCGTGCTCGACGCCTTCGAGCGCCTCCTCGTGGAGGGCGGCGACCGTGCCGCGACGCTCGATGCCGCCGCGCGCGGGGCGGGGGTCTCGAAGGGCGGGCTGCTCTACCACTTCCCGACGCGCGAGGCCCTGATCGACGCCGTCCTGGCGCGCTTCTCCGCGCTCGTCGATGCGGACCTCGAGGTCATGGCCTCAGCACCCGAGGGTCCCGTCGCCTACTTCGTGCGCACGTCGGTCGCGAGCGATACGGCCTTCGAGCGAGCAGGCGTCGCCGCCGCGCGACTCGCGCAGGCGGGGCATCCGTCGGCCGTTCGCATGATCCGCTCGGTGCGCCAACGGTGGCTCGGCGCGGTGCGCACGCACGTGGCCGACCCCACGGTCGCACTCGCCATCACGCTCATCGGCGACGGCCTGTACTACGACTCCGCGCTGCACGGCGACGACGCGGAGACGGGCGTCGACGCGCCCCCCGAGCATGAGATGGACGACCTGGTCGCCCTGCTCGAACGGCTCGCCGACGGCCCGCCTCGCACCTGAGCGGGCGCCCCTACTCCTCGGTGATGTCGATCTCGACGAGCACGTCGGCGTCGATCGCCTCGCGCACGCGGTCGAGCACGTCGGTGGGCACCGGCGAGTCGACCGTCAGGACGCTGAGCGCCTGGCCCCCGGCCTCGCGACGTGCGATCTGCATGCCCGCGATGTTGATGCCCGCATCGCCGAACTCGCGGCCGTAGACCGCGACGATGCCGGGCCGGTCGGTGTACTCCATCACGATGTGCGTCGTCGCGATCGGCACCTCGATCTCGTAGCCGTTGATGCCCACGAGCTTCTCGATCTGCTTGGTGCCGGTCAGCGTGCCCGAGACCGAGAGCTGGCGGCCGTCGGCGAGCGCGCCCGCGAGCGTGATCACGTTGCGGTACTCGGGCGAGTCGGCGTCGGTGATGAGGCGCACGTCGATGCCGCGCTGCTCGGCGAGCAGCGGCGCGTTCACGTACGACACCGTCTCGCTGACGACGTTCGTGAACACGCCCTTGAGGGCCGCGAGCTTCAGGACGCTGACGTCGTAGTCGACGAGCTCGCCGTGCACCTCGACGTCGAGGCTCGTGATCGCGGCGTCGGCGAGGCCCGCGAAGAGCTGGCCGAGCTTGTCGACGAGCGGGATGCCGGGTCGCACGTACGGGTCGATGACGCCGCCCGCGACGTTCACCGCGTCGGGCACCAGCTCGCCCGCGAGCGCGAGCCGCACCGACTTGGCGACCGAGACGCCCGCCTTCTCCTGCGCCTCGTCGGTCGACGCGCCGAGGTGCGGCGTGACGATGACGTTCGGCAGCGACAGCAGCGGCGACTCGCGCGGCGGCTCGGTGACGAACACGTCGAGGCCGGCACCGGCGATCTGCCGGGCGGCCAGCGCCTCGTAGAGCGCGTCCTCGTCGATGAGGCCGCCGCGCGCGACGTTCACGACGAACGCCGTCGGCTTCATCTTCGCGAGCTGCTCGGTGGAGATCATGCCCGTGGTCTCGGGCGTCTTCGGCATGTGGATGGTGATGAAGTCGCTGCGCTCGAGGAGTTCGTCGAGCGTCACGGTCTGCACGCCGAGCTGCTGCGCGCGGGCGGCGGTGATGTAGGGGTCGTACGCGATGACCTCGGTGCCGAACGCCTGCAGTCGAGCCGCGATGAGGGCACCGATGCGGCCGAGGCCGATGATGCCGATCGTCTTCTCGTAGAGCTCGGTGCCCGTGTACTGCGACCGCTTCCACTCCCCCTGTGCAAGCGCCGAGTGCGCGGCCGGGATGTGCCGGGCGAGGCTCAGGATGTGGCCGACGGTGAGCTCGGCCGCCGAGATGATGTTCGACGTCGGCGCGTTCACGACCATCACGCCGGCCGCGGTCGCCGCCTTGATGTCGACGTTGTCGAGGCCGACGCCCGCCCGTGCGATCACCTGCAGCCTGGGCGCGGCGGCGATGGCCTCGGCGTCGACCTTCGTCGCCGAGCGCACCAGGATGGCGTTCGCCTCGGGCAGCGCGGCCAGCAGCGCGGAACGGTCGGTGCCG contains these protein-coding regions:
- a CDS encoding DUF6458 family protein, producing the protein MSLGLGIVLFVIGAILAFALNLTVDWINLQLVGYILMIAGAIIIIIGIVLLARRRRSVTTSHTSVDPATGDRVVRNEHSTPEDPTVL
- a CDS encoding MFS transporter; translated protein: MTNTTQPETQPNELASRSTAPIDPGRASAVPERRGPRAPRRAWVALAVLMLPVLLVSIDNTVLSFALPAISRDLAPTAAQQLWIIDAYPLVLAGLLVGMGSAGDRFGRRRMLLIGSTGFAVVSVVAAFAPTAEALIGARAALGFFGAMLMPSTLSLLRAVFTDREQRRLAIAIWASGFAAGSALGPLVGGLLLEQFAWGSVFLLAVPVLVPLLVLVPLLIPESRDPAPGRIDVVSTVLSLAAMGPIVYGIKSLATEGVDGFGLQAIAFGAFCAVWFVRRQLRSESPMLDVRLFRQGSFGGAVLVNLFSVIALVGFLYFVSQHLQLIAGLTPVAAGLALLPGLVAMIIAGLVVVPIARRVRPRLLVPVALGLSAGGYLLIALTTSAESIAPIVLAFVLLGVGIGSAETVSNELILSSAPPAKAGAASAVSETAYELGAVLGTAVLGSILAAQFRSGIVLPSLLTDGQADAARETLAGAVTVSEQLPGPIGAELAASAAHAFDGGVVVTSLIGVGLMLAAAVVAAIALRNPAPAPTE
- a CDS encoding TetR/AcrR family transcriptional regulator, producing MSRPPAARDAVLDAFERLLVEGGDRAATLDAAARGAGVSKGGLLYHFPTREALIDAVLARFSALVDADLEVMASAPEGPVAYFVRTSVASDTAFERAGVAAARLAQAGHPSAVRMIRSVRQRWLGAVRTHVADPTVALAITLIGDGLYYDSALHGDDAETGVDAPPEHEMDDLVALLERLADGPPRT
- the serA gene encoding phosphoglycerate dehydrogenase, giving the protein MSKPVVLIAEELSPATVEALGPDFEIRNVDGTDRSALLAALPEANAILVRSATKVDAEAIAAAPRLQVIARAGVGLDNVDIKAATAAGVMVVNAPTSNIISAAELTVGHILSLARHIPAAHSALAQGEWKRSQYTGTELYEKTIGIIGLGRIGALIAARLQAFGTEVIAYDPYITAARAQQLGVQTVTLDELLERSDFITIHMPKTPETTGMISTEQLAKMKPTAFVVNVARGGLIDEDALYEALAARQIAGAGLDVFVTEPPRESPLLSLPNVIVTPHLGASTDEAQEKAGVSVAKSVRLALAGELVPDAVNVAGGVIDPYVRPGIPLVDKLGQLFAGLADAAITSLDVEVHGELVDYDVSVLKLAALKGVFTNVVSETVSYVNAPLLAEQRGIDVRLITDADSPEYRNVITLAGALADGRQLSVSGTLTGTKQIEKLVGINGYEIEVPIATTHIVMEYTDRPGIVAVYGREFGDAGINIAGMQIARREAGGQALSVLTVDSPVPTDVLDRVREAIDADVLVEIDITEE